A portion of the Parvularculales bacterium genome contains these proteins:
- a CDS encoding pyridoxal phosphate-dependent aminotransferase, which yields MELINRDWHGQLLEVRRILAGRNQTGLKAYNSMFDADVLSYAHGDGVSRPHPYVIAKTMEEFLTPENGSVDDYLYLSEDRELLDMLTADFVHDGIPFEIARNIALDNGSSALICHIMEQIIKQSNVKRVCAPASFYHNFPSWAEHYGLQFDVAQTERNNDYKMTYFQFNNYLKKNGNGIILLLQNPNHGGAIYKETELAKIAKVAECYKAWIVVDSVFSGTEYELDYTPALASVAGDNYARVVTVKSTSKRFNIANARIGWCCGAKTFITELKQRIVNKNVSISKYSIDLLKYSFKHRTKPTSSLKSCLRRVDILKRFVSEFNGEQGRELIAVEHEPEAGHGVILSLDPLVEGLDMESIDVCRMALDKFKLALSPGQALGYEGCKLRIAISSIGLNLTYGKSREERAIIINYLSGTQSEDELFSFPYNEKGLRKGEIFFERSLEKRFKPFLLHLGNLK from the coding sequence GTGGAGCTCATAAACAGGGACTGGCATGGGCAATTGCTGGAGGTCAGGCGGATTCTGGCAGGCCGTAACCAAACGGGGTTGAAAGCATACAACTCCATGTTCGATGCCGACGTGCTGTCCTATGCTCACGGTGACGGCGTGTCCAGGCCCCACCCCTATGTCATTGCCAAAACGATGGAAGAATTTCTGACGCCGGAGAATGGGTCCGTGGATGATTACCTGTATTTATCCGAGGACCGGGAATTGCTGGATATGTTGACGGCCGATTTTGTCCATGACGGCATACCCTTCGAAATTGCCCGTAATATAGCGCTGGATAATGGCTCTTCGGCATTGATTTGTCACATTATGGAACAAATTATCAAACAGAGTAATGTTAAAAGGGTTTGTGCGCCCGCCTCTTTTTACCATAATTTTCCCTCATGGGCTGAACATTACGGTTTGCAGTTCGATGTTGCTCAAACAGAAAGAAATAATGATTATAAAATGACATATTTTCAGTTTAATAATTATCTGAAAAAGAATGGGAATGGCATTATTTTGCTCCTGCAAAATCCAAATCATGGCGGCGCGATCTATAAAGAGACGGAGTTGGCGAAAATAGCGAAAGTGGCTGAATGTTATAAAGCTTGGATCGTTGTGGATAGCGTTTTTTCAGGGACGGAGTATGAGCTTGATTATACTCCGGCGCTGGCGTCTGTGGCCGGTGACAATTATGCCAGAGTCGTCACTGTGAAAAGCACGTCAAAACGGTTCAATATTGCCAATGCCCGCATCGGCTGGTGCTGTGGAGCCAAGACGTTTATAACCGAATTGAAACAAAGAATCGTTAACAAAAATGTATCCATATCTAAATATAGTATTGATCTTCTGAAATATAGCTTTAAACATAGAACAAAACCAACTTCAAGTCTTAAATCTTGTCTCAGAAGGGTGGATATCTTAAAAAGATTTGTCAGTGAATTTAATGGCGAGCAGGGCCGAGAACTCATTGCGGTTGAGCATGAACCGGAAGCCGGCCATGGCGTTATTCTGAGTTTGGATCCTCTCGTCGAGGGGCTGGATATGGAATCGATCGACGTTTGCAGAATGGCATTGGATAAGTTTAAACTTGCTCTCTCTCCCGGTCAAGCGTTGGGGTATGAGGGCTGTAAGCTCAGAATAGCGATATCGTCCATCGGTCTGAACTTGACCTACGGGAAAAGCCGGGAAGAGCGCGCCATAATCATCAATTATCTATCTGGCACCCAATCGGAAGATGAATTGTTTTCTTTCCCTTATAATGAGAAAGGGCTACGGAAAGGCGAAATATTTTTTGAACGTAGTTTGGAAAAGCGGTTTAAACCGTTCCTGCTTCACTTGGGCAACCTGAAATGA